The Prionailurus bengalensis isolate Pbe53 chromosome E2, Fcat_Pben_1.1_paternal_pri, whole genome shotgun sequence region GATGCGCATAGGGCTCTCCCCTGAGGCTGAGCCCGGTGCTGTCTGCTCGACGCCGCCCCCCCACCGGGCCCTACGGGGCCACCGGGGACCCTGACTGCGCATTGCTGTGCCCCCAGGTGGTCGCCGTGTACAATCTGACCCTGCAGGTGGCGGACATGTCTGGAGATGGGCTCACCGCCACGGCCTCAGCCATCATCACCCTTGAGGATGTCAATGACAACGCCCCTGGGTTCACTAGGGACGAGGTACTGCCCCCGACCACACCCACGCTGGGGACTGTCCTTCCCTCCTCAGGCTCCCGACAGAGAGACAAGGACTTGTCTGAGGACAAGCACAGAAACCCAGGTTAGACTGGTGGCTTGTGCACACGTAGACACAGAGAAGCTCGGGGAGACCCCGGGGGGaagcgtccccccccccccccgagaccCCTCGGTGGCCCTCGGGCAACAGGAAGGAGCCTTCCCTCCGCCCCCGCCGCATGGGACGGAGCAGCCAGCCCCAGCCTCCGGGACAAGGCGGCACACAGGGCGCCTGGCCGGCAGCTGAGCCCGCGGACAGGGCCTCGTGGGGACCCCTGGGGGGCCGTGATTCCCAAGGCCACAAGCCCGGGaggctctggggcggggggggggggggtgggcagcggAGTCAACagggggggagcaggggtgggcgTCCCCCCGCGgggccacccccgcccccgcagccCCGGCGGTAACGAGGGCCGGGCTTCCGTAGTTCTTCATGGAGGCCACGGAGGCTGTCAGCGGAGTGGACGTGGGGCGGCTTCAGGTGGAGGACAGGGACCTGCCGGGCTCCCCAAACTGGGCAGCCAGGTTCACCATCCTGGAGGGCGACCCCAAGGGACAGTTCGCTATCCGCACAGACCCCAAGACCAACGAGGGCGTGCTGTCTGTGGTGAAGGTGAGTGGGGTGCACGGCTTCCCCAGCTGGGGTCTGGCTTCTGGACCCGAGCTCAGGGGGCCCCCGTTTGGGGCAGAGCAGAATGCTAGGGGACCCGGGAATGCTGGGGTTCTGGGCGCAGGCCACGCCGACCCCGGGGCACGGGGCCGGCCACAGCCCGGGTGATATTGATGGAGTGCTGCTTCTTCCGGTGTGGGGTGCCGTGTAGACCTGTGTCAGGCGGGTCTGAAGCCAGGAGACAGGAGCAGCGggagacacacgcacacacgggtGCAGACCTGTTTAGAGGCTGACGCACAAGGAGCGTTATTGCAGGAAACAGGGGTTTGCAGGCCCAGCGGGCTGGGAACTCAGGACCCGCATCTTTCCTCTAAAGGAAAATCTCAGCTTTGTTCTCAACGGCTGTGAGCTACGGACGCGCCCCACTCAGGTCATCCGGGACAATATTTAAAGTCAGCAGGTGGCAGAGGTTAATTTAACCCCAGGTGCCAGCCCCCTCTGCGTGCCCGGACGAGCGTTGCTTGAGTCACCAGGGAGGATGCCTGACCAAGTGACGCACGAAGCTGGTCACACGCCGCCTAACAAACTCATTCTGAGTGATGAGTAGCTGtcatttttatgttattctttGCGGCTTTTGGtcctgaataatttttatttgtgcaGGGCTAATGAGGGACAGGGAGAGTAGGGGCTGTGAGGAGAGACTGAAGGGGCCGCGGTCCCACCGTGGGGGCCTCGCCCTGCCCCGTAGCCGCCTCCGGGCACCTCGAATGTGAGGGGGGCCCGGAGTCCTGAGCGACCGCCCCCCCggtcctccccccccctccagcccctggactACGAGAGCTGTGAGCAGTACAACCTGAGAGTCACGGTGCAGAACGAGGCCCCCCTGCAGGCGGCCGCCCCCAGGGCCGAGCGGGGCCAGGCCAGGGTCAGCGTGCGGGTGCAGGACGTCAACGAGGCGCCCGTGTTCCAGGAGAACCCACTGAGGACCAGCCTGCCTGAGGGGGTGCCCCCGGGAACCCCCGTGGCCACTTTCTCTGCCCAAGACCCTGACACGCAGCGGCTGCAGAGGCTCAGGTGGGGGCCGCCGGGGTGAGGCAGAGGGGGCCGACGGCCTCCTTTGTCCGCTGCCCAGCCGGGGCCCGGAGCACGGTGGAGGGTTCCCGTCAGAGCCCTGGTCGGAGGGTAGAGGGCACGTCTGTCCGTGTACAGCCCTGAGCGTCCCTGGGGCCTCGAGCCCTGTGCATACGTGCGTGTTGGCGTGAACTCGTCCCAGCAGGCCAGGCTGGGCGCTTGCTGGCCCACCGACGCCACCCGGTCCGTTCCGGTGAGCCGGTGTGTGCAGGCCGGCCCTTCGTGTGTTGGATGtcaccctggccctggccctaTGGATCTGTGTCTGTCTCCACGGTGCCCACGCGCTGAAGCCTGGCTGTGGCACTCACTGGCCGTGGGGCCCTGGCCCTGGGCCTCACCTGCCttccctgagcctcggtttcctcatctgtcaattGGGACAGAAACCACCAGCTCAGGGCAGTTGGGGGCCTAGCTTCAGAGgtgcgtgcgtgcacacgtgtgtgggAAATGTGTGTTTCTGTATGACCACACCCCTAGGGGTCCTGTGTCTGCTCAGGGTCACTCTGTCCCCTCCTTGGCCAACAGCTACTCTAAGGACTATGACCCAGACGACTGGCTGCGGGTGGACAGAGCCACGGGTCAGATCCAGACCCAGCGAGTGCTCAGCCCAGCCTCGCCCTTCCTCAAGGATGGCTGGTACAGGGCCATCATCCTGGCCTACGACGATGGTGAGTGCCAAGCTGTGCCTGGGCTCCGGGGTTCCCGGACCCGGGCGGGGCATCCTTGCTGCTGCCTGAGGGCCGAGAGCTGCGTGTGCCGTGGAGCCGATTCTTGGGTGGGCAGTCTGCCCCAGCAGGGCAAGGAGCCCACCCGGCCTCTCCCGCCTGCAGCCTCCCCACCCAGCACAGCCACCGGGACCCTGTCCATTGAGATCCTGGAGGTCAATGACCACGCCCCTGAGCTGTCCCGGCCATCTGGTAGCGTGTGCAGCAAGCCAGATCAGGGTTCTGGCCTTCTCCTGGGGGCCACGGATGCGGACCTGCCCCCCCACGGGGCTCCCTTCCACTTTCAGCTGAGTCCCCGTGTCCCAGAGCTGACCCGGAACTGGAGTGTCAGCCAGGTTAACGGTGAGTTTTTCCAAACACCGGCCCGCGGGTGCAGCCCTGAGACCTGGGGGGCGCTCAGCACCGTGGTCCTGCTGGTTCCCGCCGCATCCTTGGGCGGGGCAGGAACTATCACGCCCAGTGGgaggatggggaaactgaggccccaggtcTTGGGATCCTCAGCCACCAGGCCGCTTCTCCGAGCAGCAAGGGGCGCGGAGGGgccctggaggggcaggggcagggcgcGTCGGGTTGGGAGGCCCCTGCTGACCTTGGGCGCCCTCTGCAGTGAGCCACGCGCGCCTGCGGCTCCGGCACCAGGTCCGGGAGGGTCTACACCGCCTCAGCCTGCTGCTCCGAGACTCCGGGCAGCCGCCTCAGCAGCGCGAGCAGCCCCTGAATGTGACAGTGTGTCGCTGCGGCCCGGATGGCGCCTGTCTGCCGGGGGCCGCTGCCCGGAGGGCAGGAGGCGTGGGCGTCAGCCTGGGCGCCCTGGTCATCGTGCTGGCCAGCATCATCCTGCTGCTCTGTGAGCGCCTGCGTCCCAACACCTGCTGCCCTGACTCCGCCtcctctcaggccccaccccaccttaaccctccctcccccccccctcccgcagGCCCCATACCACCCGATCCCATGCCCCACATGTCCAGACCCGGCTGGATGACCAGGCACCCACCACCTCCTATCTGTCCCCTCCTGCCCAGTGCTCGCCCTGCCGGTCGCCCTCATCACGCGGTCCCGGCGGCAGTCAGGAGACAAAGGGTTTCTGCACGGGCTGCAGGACGATCTCCGGGACAACATCCTGAACTATGAcgagcaggggggcggggaggaggaccAGGTGAGGGGAGGGCATTGGGGAGGTGGTGGTTTAGAAATGCTAAGCGGTTGGAAGGGTCCCTGAGAGCCTAGGCTGTGGGtccccctccagcacccctcaccccaccttcAGGAGGAGGGAGTGTCCCCCACAagtcctcttcccttcccccgcaCCCCCCTCATCCCACCAGGGTGCCTGGGACCAAAACCCCACCCTGTGATTGATCGGGGCTGAATTCTGCCTCCTGTGTCCCCAGGATGCTTACGACATCAACCAGCTGCGCCACCCAACAGAGCTGGCGGCCTTGTGCGCTCCCCTGGGACGGCCACCACTGCGCCGAGATGCCCCGTTTGGCCGAGTGCGCCCCCAGCCACCCCGCATGCTGCCCACCAGCCCCGCTGACATCGCTGACTTCATCAATGATGTAGGTGTCCCTGGAGGTGTGCAGACAGGGGCAAAGGCACGGGGACACGCACATAGGGGCTCCCGCCCATGCCTCTGTGAACCCTCCAGACGCGCACCATTTGTGGAGAGTGGGTCCGTCGCTGGGGACCCCAGCTGAGCTTCTGGGGAACCCCTGACAATCTGAGAGCTGGGTGAGgctggggaggtgcaggggaCCACAGGCACAGGTCCCCTGGAAGAGgaagctgccccccacccctgccccagatcGCGCAGAGCCTGGTTGAGCTGGGGTGGGTTGGAGCTTGCTCTGCGGCACTTTCCACTGGACACCGACAAAAGTTAGCGTGTCCCGAGGCTGGGGGTGCAGCTGTCAGTCGCATCCCGGAACCACAGTTATGTGGGCACAGCATCGGCGAGTTCTCGCAGTCAAGGCGGGGGAGGCTCAGAAGGCAGGCGGCCCGGTTCGGATGGGCTGTGGGGGAGCAGAGGGTGCCGCCTGCCGGCCTGCCCGACGCCACACCAGCCCGCAAGCACAGGCCTTGATTCAGAGGAAGCCCCCTACAGATGCCTGGGCAGGGGTTAGGCCCAGGTGCTGGTCCCGGTTAGGAGGGCGTGTGACCCTTTGGGTGAGAGGACGGACGGAGGTGGGCAGGACAGAACCCTTTGTGAAATCTTTAAAAGGCAGAAACGGGGGTCTCACCGATGGGATGTTAGGAAGCCTCACGTACCCCAGCCCTAAGGAAGGAGAGAGCCgcccagagggaggtggggcgGGTCTCCCCAACGGTGCCCGCACTcagggctctgcccctccccctcctcttcccgcggggctgggggtggggctccctCCTCGATGTCTCGGGCTGAGCGGGCTGCAGCctgagctgggggcggggcttggtgCCGGCAGGGATCCTGAGCTCTCCCGGGCCTCTCCGCAGGGCTTGGAGGTGGCAGACAGTGACCCCAGTGTCCCGCCCTATGACACAGCTCTCATCTACGACTACGAGGGGGATGGTTCTGTGGCAGGGACGCTGAGCTCCATCCTGTCCAGCCTGGGGGACGAGGACCAGGACTACAGCTGCCTGCGGGACTGGGGCCCCCGCTTCGCCCGGCTGGCTGACCTGTACGGACCCCCGTGAGGGTCGGACAAGGgccagggaagggtggggggctTTCTGATGCGGACCCGCGTGCCCTGCTCAGGGTACAACCACCAGACACGGAGGACAGACGTCTTTCCGAGGACAGGCAGCCTGGTCTCCAGGCCCGGCTGATCTCTGTAGAGGCAGCCAGGGGGCCCCCAGGCCCTTGGGCAAGTCTACTTCTCCCAGGGAGGACAGAGACCGAGGGACCCAGCGCCCGGAGAGCGGGAGCCAGACAAGCCTGGCATCAATCAGCCTTCCCTGGGGTCAGAACCCCCACGTCGCCGGCCCCCAGCGGCCTCCCACTCATGCCCCCCCCACTCCTGAATTAAAAACCTGCCCTTCTCTCCAGTGCCGGTGGCGCAGTCCGGGCTGCCccccacggtgggggggggggaagaggggggttAGTGAGCCCACCGGGAGCCCCCTCCAACCCAGGGCGCGCGGCCCGAGAGAAGCAGCAGCGAGAACGCCAAGTTCCACGGATGCCTTTATCCTCCACGCGGGGCGGGGATGGAAGGGAGCCTGGGCGCCGGCGAGTCAGCCGTCCCGCTCAGGCCGGGACCCCGCCCggtgggagggcgggggcgggcggcggcgggccCGGGACCCGCGCAGGCAGTCGGCGTCCCGCAGCGACGCGGGCAGGCGGCGTCCCCGGCTCTCGGGCAGCAGCAGGACGCACAGCAGGGCGAGCACCGCGAAGGAGGCGAAGACCACGTGGTGCAGGAAGAAGCCGCCCCGGCCGTGCACGTCGGCCAGGGGCGCTGCCGCCTGGCCCAGGAAGCCGGCCCCCAGCACAAGGCCTAGCCCGGCCCCCCTGCGGGAGAGCGCGCGGTGGGGGGCGGCCCGGGGGcaaagcgggggcggggggtatGGGAACTCAAAGTCTTTGTGGAAAAGCTTCCCCCTGGCCTGGAAcaagtttccttcttttcatcaGAAAATCCAAAACcgctcccgccccccgcccccccgcaatTCTGTCCTCGCTGCTCCCCAAGCCCCTGGCCCCCTTCCTCCACTCCCTTCTGTGACCAGCGGCCCCCGTGTGTCCCCCAAGAGGTGGTGTGAACCCCGGGCGCGACGGGGAGGGCAGGGTGTGGCTGGCAGCCCAAGCTCACCTGATCACCGTGGGGAACACCTCCGCCGCAAAGAGGCTGCTGAGGGCAGACACGGCGTGGGAGGCCAGGAGGCCCAGGACGGACAGGGACAGCATGGTCCAACCCGGCAggtctgggggcaggaggaggcagtTCCCATGCTGCCGGCAGGGCCTGGCCTCCCCAGCCTTTCCCCATCTGGGATCATAGGATCCTTTTGGCCTTCTGACTCTtcgggcctcagttttctctgggTACACGGTGGGAAGACAGATGGGGCAAAAACCAGCACTTCATCCCAATGCCCCGTCTCCTGTGCTACCTTCTCGTGGCCCCAGGAGGGGGCTGATCCCGCTACCCCGCATCGGTCAGACCCTCTGCCAAACACGAGGACTCGGTATCGGCAGGGCCCCACGCTCACACTGGGTCCCGGCCAGGAGCAGCAGGGATGCCAGGCCCAGGACCAGGGTGCCCAGCAACAGGACCGGGCGTCGCCCCCAGCGGTCCCCCGTCAGCAGCAGGAGCACAGCGGCCGCTGCCTCCAGGCCGGCGGTCAGGAAGTAGGGCCAATAGAAGGTGGGCTCGCTCGGGGCCAGGTTGCGGAGGAAGCCGGCTCTGATGCCCCCGCAGATCagcctgggagagagggagaacacagctATGGCCCAGCCAGGGCGGGGGACTCCAGCGACCAAAGACCCACCCACGGCGGGGGTGGAAGGCGCGGACCCCATTAGCCCACCcgtgccctcccctcctcacgaACTGAAGCCCAGGATGAGTCCGTTCCTCCAGGCGACGCGGGTGTGCCGGAGCTCCAGGACGGAGTGGTACTGGGGCCGGGGGCGCTGTGCACCCAGCGTGTCCAGCTCTGTGGCTCCGGGGACATGAGGGGCACGTGTGAGAGATGACCCTTCTCTGGCACCCGTCTCCCATCTCCTGGCTGGTGCATCACCTGCAACCAGGGAGCTCTCCTCCTC contains the following coding sequences:
- the CDH15 gene encoding cadherin-15, with the translated sequence MDAALLVALGLLAQSLGLSLGVPGQRRPSTLYPWHRAPAPGRVRRAWVIPPISVSENHKRLPYPLVQIKSDKQPLGSVIYSIQGPGVDEEPQGVFSIDKFTGKVFLNAMLDREKTDRFRLRAFALDLGGATLEEPTDLEIVVVDQNDNRPVFRQEAFSGRVLEGAVPGTYVTRAEATDADDPETDNAALRYSILEQDGPQLFSIDEHTGDIRTVQVGLDREVVAVYNLTLQVADMSGDGLTATASAIITLEDVNDNAPGFTRDEFFMEATEAVSGVDVGRLQVEDRDLPGSPNWAARFTILEGDPKGQFAIRTDPKTNEGVLSVVKPLDYESCEQYNLRVTVQNEAPLQAAAPRAERGQARVSVRVQDVNEAPVFQENPLRTSLPEGVPPGTPVATFSAQDPDTQRLQRLSYSKDYDPDDWLRVDRATGQIQTQRVLSPASPFLKDGWYRAIILAYDDASPPSTATGTLSIEILEVNDHAPELSRPSGSVCSKPDQGSGLLLGATDADLPPHGAPFHFQLSPRVPELTRNWSVSQVNVSHARLRLRHQVREGLHRLSLLLRDSGQPPQQREQPLNVTVCRCGPDGACLPGAAARRAGGVGVSLGALVIVLASIILLLLLALPVALITRSRRQSGDKGFLHGLQDDLRDNILNYDEQGGGEEDQDAYDINQLRHPTELAALCAPLGRPPLRRDAPFGRVRPQPPRMLPTSPADIADFINDGLEVADSDPSVPPYDTALIYDYEGDGSVAGTLSSILSSLGDEDQDYSCLRDWGPRFARLADLYGPP